From Novosphingobium resinovorum, the proteins below share one genomic window:
- a CDS encoding N-formylglutamate amidohydrolase: METEYHRLLGTPVSGGVLVVSDHASNRVPDDIDLGIEDALLDEHIAIDIGVAAIAERMVEAGTAAWLGNVSRLVCDFNRTHDVPGMMPEISDGYLIPGNVLTKEERQARVDRLFDPYHHALAAQLRETPPALILSLHSFTPGLATCTKPRPWQVGVLYNQDERAARIAIPWLEAQGFVTGDQEPYSGKLLNASMNRHAEPNGLPYLSIEIRQDLIAEEAGQAEWADVMTRLCAAVVGQLPSSQPSLG, encoded by the coding sequence TTGGAAACCGAATACCACCGCCTGCTCGGCACGCCCGTTTCGGGCGGCGTCCTGGTCGTATCGGACCATGCCTCCAACCGCGTGCCGGATGACATCGACCTCGGCATAGAGGACGCGCTGCTCGACGAGCATATCGCTATCGACATCGGCGTCGCCGCCATCGCCGAACGCATGGTCGAAGCCGGTACCGCCGCTTGGCTCGGCAACGTCAGCCGCCTCGTCTGCGACTTCAACCGCACTCATGACGTCCCCGGCATGATGCCTGAAATCAGCGACGGCTACCTCATCCCCGGCAACGTCCTCACGAAGGAGGAGCGCCAAGCCCGGGTTGACCGGCTGTTCGACCCCTACCACCACGCACTCGCGGCGCAGTTGCGGGAGACGCCTCCGGCGCTGATCCTGTCGCTGCACAGCTTCACGCCGGGCCTCGCCACCTGCACAAAGCCGCGCCCATGGCAGGTCGGCGTCCTCTACAACCAGGACGAGCGCGCCGCGCGCATCGCCATTCCCTGGCTGGAGGCGCAGGGCTTTGTCACCGGCGATCAGGAGCCGTATTCGGGCAAGCTGCTCAACGCATCGATGAACCGCCACGCCGAGCCTAACGGGCTGCCTTATCTCAGCATCGAAATCCGGCAGGACCTCATCGCCGAGGAAGCGGGACAGGCGGAGTGGGCCGACGTGATGACGCGGCTCTGCGCGGCGGTAGTCGGCCAACTCCCGTCATCCCAGCCTTCGCTGGGATGA
- the ilvD gene encoding dihydroxy-acid dehydratase, with amino-acid sequence MPALRSRTSTHGRNMAGARGLWRATGMKDGDFGKPIVAVVNSFTQFVPGHVHLKDLGQLVAREIEAAGGVAKEFNTIAVDDGIAMGHDGMLYSLPSRDLIADSVEYMVNAHCADAMVCISNCDKITPGMLMAAMRLNIPAVFVSGGPMEAGKVVLRGKEHALDLVDAMVAAADESYTDEEVKTIERSACPTCGSCSGMFTANSMNCLTEALGLSLPGNGSTLATHSDRERLFLEAGRVAVDMCQRYYEQDDASVLPRNIASFEAFENAMSLDIAMGGSTNTVLHLLAAAHEAGVDFTMADIDRLSRQVPCLSKVAPAKADVHMEDVHRAGGIYAILGQLERAGLLHTDLPTVHTRTLGEAIERWDTSRTTEASVQEFYKAAPGGVPTQTAFSQSARWKELDLDRENGVIRSKEHAFSQDGGIAVLYGNIARDGCIVKTAGVDDSILKFTGTARVYESQDAAVAGILGGEVVAETVVVIRYEGPRGGPGMQEMLYPTSYLKSKGLGKACALLTDGRFSGGTSGLSIGHASPEAAEGGEIGLVENGDTIEIDIPGRTINLMISDEVMAHRRSQQEARGADAWSPVHPRPRKVSAALQAYAAMTTSASKGAVRDVTQLKRG; translated from the coding sequence ATGCCCGCCCTTCGTTCACGCACCTCGACTCACGGCCGCAACATGGCGGGTGCGCGCGGGCTCTGGCGCGCGACTGGCATGAAGGACGGGGACTTCGGCAAGCCGATCGTCGCGGTGGTGAACTCGTTCACCCAGTTCGTCCCCGGCCATGTCCACCTCAAGGATTTGGGCCAGTTGGTCGCGCGCGAGATCGAGGCGGCGGGCGGCGTTGCCAAGGAATTCAACACCATCGCGGTCGATGACGGCATCGCCATGGGCCATGACGGCATGCTCTATTCGCTGCCCAGCCGCGACCTCATCGCCGACAGCGTCGAGTACATGGTCAACGCTCACTGCGCCGACGCGATGGTCTGCATCTCCAACTGCGACAAGATCACGCCGGGCATGCTGATGGCCGCGATGCGCCTCAACATCCCCGCCGTGTTCGTTTCGGGCGGGCCGATGGAGGCGGGCAAGGTCGTGCTGCGCGGCAAGGAACATGCGCTCGATCTGGTCGACGCGATGGTCGCCGCCGCCGACGAGAGCTACACCGACGAGGAAGTGAAGACGATCGAGCGCTCGGCCTGCCCGACCTGCGGCTCGTGCTCGGGCATGTTCACTGCGAATTCGATGAACTGCCTGACCGAAGCGCTGGGCCTGTCGCTGCCGGGCAACGGTTCGACGCTGGCGACTCACTCGGACCGCGAGCGCCTGTTCCTGGAGGCGGGCCGCGTCGCGGTGGACATGTGCCAGCGCTATTATGAGCAGGACGATGCCTCCGTGCTGCCGCGCAACATCGCCAGCTTCGAGGCGTTCGAGAACGCCATGAGCCTCGACATTGCGATGGGCGGCTCGACCAACACCGTGCTGCACCTGCTGGCTGCCGCGCACGAGGCGGGCGTGGACTTCACCATGGCCGACATCGACCGCCTGAGCCGTCAGGTTCCGTGCCTGTCGAAGGTCGCTCCGGCCAAGGCCGACGTCCACATGGAGGACGTCCACCGCGCCGGCGGCATCTACGCGATCCTCGGCCAGCTGGAGCGGGCGGGCCTGCTGCACACCGACCTGCCGACCGTCCACACCCGCACGCTGGGCGAGGCGATCGAGCGCTGGGACACCAGCCGTACGACCGAGGCTTCGGTCCAGGAATTCTACAAGGCCGCGCCCGGCGGCGTGCCGACGCAGACCGCCTTCAGCCAGTCGGCGCGCTGGAAGGAACTCGACCTCGACCGCGAGAACGGCGTCATCCGCTCCAAGGAGCACGCCTTCAGCCAGGACGGCGGCATCGCGGTGCTCTACGGTAACATCGCGCGCGACGGCTGCATCGTGAAGACGGCGGGCGTGGACGACAGCATCCTCAAGTTCACCGGCACCGCGCGCGTCTACGAATCGCAGGACGCAGCGGTCGCGGGCATTCTTGGCGGCGAAGTCGTGGCGGAAACCGTCGTGGTCATCCGCTACGAAGGACCGCGCGGCGGGCCGGGCATGCAGGAAATGCTCTACCCCACCAGCTACCTCAAGTCGAAGGGACTTGGGAAGGCGTGTGCGCTGCTGACGGACGGGCGCTTCTCGGGCGGCACTTCGGGCCTCTCGATCGGCCACGCCTCGCCCGAAGCGGCGGAAGGCGGCGAGATCGGGCTGGTCGAGAACGGCGACACGATCGAGATCGACATCCCCGGCCGCACCATCAACCTGATGATCTCGGACGAGGTCATGGCGCACCGCCGTTCGCAGCAGGAGGCGCGCGGCGCCGATGCATGGTCGCCGGTGCACCCGCGCCCGCGCAAGGTTTCGGCGGCGCTACAGGCTTACGCGGCGATGACCACCAGCGCCTCGAAGGGCGCGGTGCGCGACGTGACGCAGCTCAAGCGGGGCTGA
- a CDS encoding bifunctional ADP-dependent NAD(P)H-hydrate dehydratase/NAD(P)H-hydrate epimerase yields MPRDRQILTAAQMRAAEQALIDAGTSVDALMQVAGRGAAEWIWRMVGRHKVTVLCGPGNNGGDGYVIAEAIRERGGHAVVVAAAEPATDACRKARALFGGDVVETDSEAKGEVLVDCLFGTGLTRPLSQEHLALLTRLAETHPRCVAVDMPSGVQSDSGMLLGEGLPAYDLTIALGAWKFAHFLMPSSARMGRLQHVPIGVDAVRGAALAVARPQLRAPAPDAHKYRRGLLAVVGGAMPGAAVLAGIAAQRAGAGYVKLFAESKRNVPADLVVDQGALSEVLADDRNTAVLVGPGLGRDATARERLAVALADGVPVVVDADALVLLAPRHLAGREASVIATPHEGELVALERAFDLDGAGTRPERALALAEASGMVVVAKGPDTVIAAPDGRLACAVRASSWLSTAGTGDVLAGVIASRLATGIEPFDAACEGVWLHGEAARLCPPAFTAGQLAEAVPLALAACL; encoded by the coding sequence ATGCCCCGCGATAGGCAGATCCTTACGGCCGCGCAGATGCGTGCTGCGGAGCAGGCGTTGATCGACGCGGGCACCAGCGTCGATGCGCTGATGCAGGTGGCGGGGCGTGGCGCTGCCGAATGGATCTGGCGCATGGTGGGGCGGCACAAGGTGACGGTGCTCTGCGGCCCGGGCAACAACGGCGGCGACGGCTACGTCATTGCCGAGGCCATTCGCGAGCGGGGTGGCCATGCCGTCGTCGTCGCGGCGGCCGAGCCTGCCACCGACGCCTGCCGCAAGGCGCGCGCCCTGTTCGGCGGAGACGTGGTCGAGACCGATTCCGAGGCGAAGGGCGAAGTGCTGGTCGATTGCCTTTTCGGCACCGGACTGACGCGGCCGTTGTCTCAGGAGCACCTCGCCTTGCTCACGCGGCTGGCCGAAACGCATCCGCGCTGTGTGGCGGTGGACATGCCGAGTGGGGTACAGTCCGATTCGGGCATGCTGCTGGGTGAGGGTTTGCCCGCCTACGACCTGACCATCGCGCTCGGCGCATGGAAATTCGCGCATTTCCTGATGCCTTCTAGCGCCCGGATGGGGCGGCTCCAGCACGTGCCGATCGGCGTCGACGCGGTGCGGGGGGCTGCCCTCGCAGTCGCGCGACCGCAGTTGCGCGCTCCGGCACCGGATGCGCACAAGTACCGGCGCGGGCTGCTGGCGGTCGTCGGCGGGGCGATGCCCGGCGCGGCGGTGCTCGCAGGAATCGCGGCGCAGCGGGCAGGGGCGGGCTACGTGAAGCTCTTCGCCGAGAGCAAGCGCAATGTGCCTGCCGACCTCGTCGTCGATCAGGGTGCGCTGAGCGAGGTGTTGGCCGACGATCGCAACACGGCGGTGCTGGTCGGGCCGGGCCTGGGGCGCGATGCGACCGCGCGCGAACGGCTGGCGGTGGCTCTGGCGGATGGGGTGCCGGTGGTGGTCGATGCCGATGCGCTGGTTCTGCTGGCGCCGCGTCACCTCGCAGGGCGCGAGGCCTCCGTCATCGCCACGCCGCACGAAGGCGAACTCGTCGCGCTGGAGCGGGCTTTCGATCTCGACGGTGCGGGGACGCGGCCCGAGCGTGCTCTCGCGCTGGCGGAGGCGAGCGGGATGGTGGTCGTGGCCAAGGGGCCGGATACGGTGATCGCCGCGCCCGACGGCAGGCTCGCCTGCGCGGTGCGGGCAAGCTCGTGGCTCTCAACTGCGGGCACCGGAGATGTGCTGGCAGGGGTGATCGCCAGCCGCCTCGCTACAGGGATCGAGCCGTTCGACGCTGCCTGCGAGGGCGTCTGGCTACACGGCGAGGCGGCGAGGCTTTGCCCGCCTGCGTTCACGGCGGGGCAACTGGCCGAGGCGGTGCCGCTGGCGCTTGCGGCGTGCCTGTAG
- a CDS encoding class I SAM-dependent RNA methyltransferase encodes MTESEEILRIASKGDGVTASGRFAWGAAPGDKLRIDDTLEWGPHHVEPPCRHFGQCGGCQLQQLDEESLTAFVEARVANAAASQELGTQALAAPHLSPPSSRRRASLRAESSGGRVVIGFREAKSHRLVEVQECHVLVPEIVALLGPLRKLLITMGKAAPVKKGRHGRPAPGKVQARMAADIEMTLVDQGIDLGVKGLTAEGLAATEAMLDFAREHKLARLTMDGGYGFETVWEPVPVTVTLGGVKVPFPPGTFLQATLDGEEALVSAAREWLAGAPTVADLFSGLGTFAFALAGPETKVLAAEAAREVHYACKAGADRAQLPVFSVHRDLFRNPLQPDELSRFAAVVLDPPRAGAREQVDCIADSTVGRVVYVSCNPSSWSRDAARLVEAGFRLVELRPVGQFRWSTHVELASYFERG; translated from the coding sequence ATGACCGAATCCGAAGAGATCCTGCGCATCGCCTCCAAGGGCGACGGCGTCACCGCGTCCGGCCGTTTCGCCTGGGGCGCCGCGCCCGGCGACAAGCTGCGCATCGACGACACGCTCGAATGGGGGCCACACCACGTCGAGCCGCCTTGTCGGCACTTCGGCCAGTGCGGCGGGTGTCAGCTGCAGCAGCTCGACGAAGAAAGCCTGACGGCCTTCGTCGAGGCGCGGGTGGCCAATGCCGCCGCCTCGCAGGAATTGGGGACGCAGGCGCTCGCCGCGCCGCATCTTTCGCCGCCGTCGTCGCGCCGCCGGGCCTCGCTGCGCGCGGAAAGCTCGGGCGGGCGCGTGGTGATCGGCTTCCGCGAGGCGAAGTCGCACCGGCTGGTCGAAGTGCAGGAATGCCACGTCCTCGTGCCCGAGATCGTCGCGTTGCTGGGGCCGCTGCGCAAGCTGCTCATCACCATGGGCAAGGCCGCGCCCGTCAAGAAGGGGCGCCATGGCAGGCCCGCGCCTGGCAAGGTGCAGGCGCGCATGGCCGCCGACATCGAGATGACGCTGGTTGACCAAGGCATCGACCTCGGCGTCAAGGGCCTCACCGCCGAGGGCCTTGCGGCCACCGAGGCGATGCTGGATTTCGCGCGCGAGCACAAGCTGGCGCGCCTGACGATGGACGGCGGCTATGGCTTCGAGACGGTGTGGGAGCCGGTGCCCGTCACGGTGACGCTCGGCGGCGTCAAAGTGCCGTTTCCCCCGGGCACATTCCTGCAGGCGACGCTCGACGGCGAGGAGGCACTGGTGAGCGCCGCGCGTGAATGGCTGGCGGGTGCACCGACGGTGGCGGACCTGTTCTCGGGGCTCGGCACCTTCGCCTTCGCGCTGGCGGGACCGGAAACCAAGGTGCTGGCAGCCGAAGCCGCGCGCGAGGTGCACTATGCCTGCAAGGCGGGCGCCGACCGCGCGCAGTTGCCGGTGTTCAGCGTCCACCGCGACTTGTTCCGCAATCCGCTGCAGCCCGACGAACTGAGCCGCTTCGCCGCCGTCGTTCTCGATCCGCCGCGTGCCGGCGCGCGCGAGCAGGTGGACTGCATCGCCGATTCCACCGTTGGCCGCGTGGTCTATGTCAGCTGCAACCCGTCAAGCTGGTCGCGCGATGCGGCGCGGCTGGTCGAAGCGGGCTTCCGGCTGGTGGAACTGCGTCCGGTCGGCCAGTTCCGCTGGTCCACTCACGTAGAACTGGCGAGCTATTTCGAGCGCGGTTAA
- a CDS encoding threonine ammonia-lyase → MTQRTPTPEGIALAARKVAEILPRTPLLPLEVDGRTIWCKAESLQPVGAFKIRGAWYRLSALNDEERACGVVGVSSGNHAQGVAWAARRLGIRAAIVMPVDAPEVKLSNTRALGAEVVLYDRPGGEDRDEVSQALCAERGATLVHAYADPWVIEGQGSTGLEIAAQLAEQGLAGPDLIVAPCGGGGLTAGLALACPDARIVPVEPEGWDDVCRSLAAGTIVPVGPDAPPTACDALQTPATWPINFAILKDRCPFGLVATPAEVRAAQRLAFAKLRLVLEPGGAAALAAVLAGKVELGERSAVILSGGNTDAAAFAKVLSSRD, encoded by the coding sequence ATGACCCAGCGCACGCCCACGCCCGAAGGCATCGCCCTCGCCGCCCGCAAAGTGGCCGAAATCCTGCCCCGCACGCCGCTGCTCCCGCTCGAGGTTGATGGCCGGACGATCTGGTGCAAGGCCGAGAGCCTGCAGCCGGTCGGAGCCTTCAAGATCCGCGGCGCCTGGTACCGTCTGTCCGCGCTGAACGACGAGGAACGCGCATGCGGCGTCGTCGGCGTCTCCAGCGGCAATCACGCGCAGGGCGTCGCCTGGGCCGCGCGGCGCCTCGGCATCAGGGCGGCGATCGTAATGCCGGTGGACGCGCCCGAGGTGAAACTGTCCAACACGCGCGCGCTCGGCGCCGAAGTCGTGCTCTACGACCGCCCCGGCGGGGAGGACCGCGACGAAGTCTCGCAAGCCCTCTGCGCCGAGCGCGGCGCCACGCTGGTCCACGCCTATGCCGACCCGTGGGTGATCGAGGGACAGGGCAGCACGGGCCTCGAGATCGCGGCGCAACTGGCCGAGCAGGGCCTTGCCGGGCCGGACCTGATCGTCGCGCCTTGCGGCGGCGGCGGGCTGACGGCGGGGCTCGCCCTCGCCTGCCCCGATGCCCGGATCGTGCCGGTGGAGCCCGAAGGCTGGGACGACGTGTGCCGCAGCCTCGCCGCCGGAACCATCGTGCCGGTCGGCCCCGATGCGCCGCCCACCGCCTGCGACGCCCTGCAGACGCCCGCCACATGGCCGATCAACTTCGCGATCCTCAAGGACCGTTGCCCGTTCGGCCTGGTGGCGACGCCTGCCGAAGTCCGCGCGGCCCAGCGTCTCGCCTTCGCGAAGCTGCGCCTCGTCCTCGAACCGGGCGGCGCGGCGGCGCTGGCGGCGGTGCTGGCGGGCAAGGTGGAGTTGGGGGAGCGCAGCGCCGTCATCCTCTCGGGCGGAAATACCGATGCGGCGGCCTTCGCCAAAGTCCTTTCGTCCCGGGATTGA
- a CDS encoding DUF2490 domain-containing protein: MRSIIHGLCTLAVVFIAAPACASEDEQLWLGSTATVKLGDKWRFSQEVIGRFSDDRDGLYEVESNSLIGYRVADKVTVWVGYTHDPNYEAGHFSVMEHRGRQQVTFDNIVKIGPGQLSARLRVEERWREGIGGTAYRLRPYVKYVLPFRKDSKTALVLSHESFIDLNETNFQRVQGEERMRNMIAVTTPLAKNVNLEVGYLHQHGFRPDADDSNDNVASVSLGFNF; encoded by the coding sequence ATGCGCTCGATCATCCATGGCCTATGCACGCTCGCGGTGGTCTTCATCGCCGCGCCCGCCTGCGCATCGGAGGATGAGCAGCTTTGGCTGGGCAGCACCGCGACGGTAAAGCTAGGCGACAAGTGGCGCTTTTCACAGGAAGTGATCGGGCGCTTCAGCGACGATCGCGACGGGCTCTACGAAGTCGAATCGAACTCCCTGATCGGCTACAGGGTGGCCGACAAGGTGACCGTGTGGGTCGGCTATACCCACGATCCGAACTACGAAGCCGGCCACTTCTCGGTGATGGAACACCGCGGCCGCCAGCAGGTGACCTTCGATAACATCGTGAAGATCGGCCCCGGGCAGCTGAGCGCCCGCCTGCGCGTCGAGGAACGCTGGCGCGAAGGCATCGGCGGCACCGCCTACCGGCTGCGCCCTTACGTCAAATATGTCCTGCCCTTCCGCAAGGACAGCAAGACCGCGCTTGTACTCAGCCACGAGAGCTTCATCGACCTCAACGAAACGAACTTCCAGCGCGTCCAGGGCGAGGAGCGTATGCGCAACATGATCGCCGTGACGACCCCGCTGGCGAAGAATGTGAACCTCGAGGTCGGCTATCTCCACCAGCATGGCTTCCGGCCCGATGCCGACGACAGCAACGACAATGTCGCCTCGGTTTCACTGGGGTTCAATTTCTGA
- a CDS encoding class I SAM-dependent methyltransferase has product MATLAPDHAALMDRIYRWQRPIYDLTRKYYLFGRDRLIDELDAKPGMAVLEIGCGTGRNLAHVGRTWRGVKLFGLDISSEMLRAARKTLGTNGTLALGDATRFDAAALLGREGFERVMLSYAVSMIPDWQAALAQAAATLAPRGRLHVVDFGDCSGLPGPLRKLLLGWLARFHVTPRLDLADVAGRVAHEQGLELEVWRGPLGYYQMVRLSRT; this is encoded by the coding sequence ATGGCAACTCTCGCCCCCGACCACGCCGCGCTGATGGATCGCATCTACCGCTGGCAGCGCCCGATCTACGACCTGACCCGCAAATACTACCTATTCGGCCGCGACCGCCTGATCGACGAACTCGACGCCAAGCCCGGCATGGCGGTGCTGGAGATCGGCTGCGGCACCGGCCGCAATCTCGCGCATGTCGGCAGAACGTGGCGCGGGGTGAAGCTGTTCGGCCTCGACATCTCCAGCGAGATGCTGCGCGCCGCGCGCAAGACGCTGGGCACGAACGGCACACTGGCGCTGGGCGACGCCACCCGCTTCGACGCCGCCGCGCTGCTGGGCCGCGAAGGCTTCGAGCGCGTGATGCTATCCTACGCCGTCTCGATGATCCCGGACTGGCAAGCCGCGCTTGCACAGGCCGCCGCGACGCTTGCTCCGCGCGGACGGCTGCACGTCGTGGACTTCGGCGACTGCTCCGGCCTGCCCGGCCCCTTGCGCAAGCTGCTGCTCGGCTGGCTGGCTCGCTTCCACGTCACGCCCCGGCTGGACCTTGCCGACGTGGCGGGCCGCGTCGCGCATGAGCAGGGGTTGGAACTGGAGGTTTGGCGCGGGCCTTTGGGATATTACCAGATGGTGCGACTTTCGCGGACCTGA
- a CDS encoding DUF3419 family protein: MTSPLSGNRSNLIENAVVRDEASRKSKLLDKAFAMAFKGLVYAQIWEDPVADMAAMEITPDSRIITIASGGCNALSYLTADPAGITVVDLNTAHIALNNLKHAAVRHLSHVEVRRFIAEADRAENVALYREKLAPHLDEATRRYWEGRDLVGRRRIGAFTRGVYRHGLLGGFIGAAHVIAKLHKVNPAEILDAASMEEQRRIFDERFAPVFERRFVRWLTKHPASLFGLGIPPAQYDALAGGQSMADVLRGRLEKLACHFPVNDNYFAWQAFSRGYGKGTEAPLPPYLQEANLPLVRDRLDRLDLRHANFTHVLAAADDASYDRYVLLDAQDWMTDAQLTELWTEITRTAKPGARVLFRTAAEPSLLPGRVPDAILDRWDYRVEQSQTATLADRSSIYGGVHLYVFKG, translated from the coding sequence ATGACCAGCCCTCTTTCCGGCAACCGTTCAAATCTCATCGAGAACGCGGTCGTCCGCGACGAAGCATCGCGCAAGAGCAAGCTGCTCGACAAGGCTTTCGCCATGGCCTTCAAGGGCCTCGTCTACGCGCAGATCTGGGAGGACCCGGTCGCCGACATGGCGGCGATGGAGATCACGCCCGACAGCCGCATCATCACCATCGCCAGCGGCGGCTGCAACGCGCTGTCGTATCTGACCGCGGACCCGGCGGGCATCACCGTGGTGGACCTCAACACCGCGCACATCGCGCTCAACAACCTGAAGCACGCCGCCGTGCGCCACCTCAGCCATGTCGAAGTGCGCCGCTTCATCGCCGAGGCCGACCGTGCCGAGAACGTCGCCCTCTACCGCGAGAAGCTGGCCCCGCACCTCGACGAGGCGACGCGCCGCTACTGGGAAGGCCGCGACCTCGTCGGCCGCCGCCGCATTGGGGCCTTCACGCGCGGCGTCTACCGCCATGGCCTCCTCGGCGGCTTCATCGGCGCAGCGCACGTCATCGCGAAACTGCACAAGGTGAACCCCGCCGAAATCCTCGACGCTGCATCGATGGAAGAACAGCGCCGCATCTTCGACGAGCGCTTCGCCCCGGTGTTCGAACGCCGCTTCGTGCGCTGGCTGACCAAGCACCCCGCCTCGCTGTTCGGCCTCGGCATCCCCCCTGCGCAGTACGACGCGCTGGCGGGCGGCCAGTCGATGGCAGACGTGCTGCGCGGCCGGCTGGAGAAGCTGGCCTGCCACTTCCCGGTTAACGACAACTACTTTGCATGGCAGGCGTTCTCGCGCGGCTACGGCAAGGGCACCGAAGCCCCCCTGCCCCCGTACCTGCAGGAAGCCAACCTGCCGCTGGTCCGCGACCGGCTCGACCGGCTGGACCTGCGCCACGCCAACTTCACCCATGTCCTCGCCGCAGCGGACGACGCCAGCTACGACCGCTACGTCCTGCTCGACGCGCAGGACTGGATGACCGACGCGCAGCTTACCGAACTGTGGACCGAGATCACCCGCACCGCCAAGCCCGGCGCCCGCGTGCTGTTCCGCACCGCTGCCGAACCCTCGCTCCTTCCCGGCCGCGTGCCCGATGCCATCCTCGACCGCTGGGACTACCGCGTCGAGCAGTCGCAGACGGCGACGCTGGCCGACCGCTCGTCGATCTACGGCGGCGTCCACCTTTACGTGTTCAAGGGCTGA
- a CDS encoding saccharopine dehydrogenase family protein, whose product MSKVLVIGAGGVGSVAVHKMAMNPDIFSDIHLASRTVSKCEAIAESVKARTGVTIGTYAIDADDVAATSALIREIGPKLVVNLALPYQDLAIMDACLATGTHYMDTANYEPKDVAKFEYHWQWAYQERFKEAGLMALLGSGFDPGVTSVFAMWLKKHKLKTIRTLDILDCNGGDHGQAFATNFNPEINIREVTAPARHWENGDFVETPAMAKKVSFDFEGVGPKNMYMMYHEELESLAKFLPEMERGRFWMTFGDAYIQHLTVLQNVGMTRIDPVIYNGVEIVPLQFLKAVLPEPASLGPTTKGKTNIGDIATGEALDGSGEKTFYIKNICDHEDAYAETGNQAVSYTTGVPAMIGAAMVVTGAWSGEGVFNMEQFDPDPFMDMLNKHGLPWTVEELSEPLPF is encoded by the coding sequence ATGAGCAAGGTTCTGGTGATCGGTGCGGGCGGCGTCGGATCGGTCGCGGTCCACAAGATGGCGATGAATCCCGATATCTTCTCGGACATTCACCTCGCCAGCCGCACGGTCTCGAAGTGCGAGGCGATCGCGGAATCGGTCAAGGCGCGCACCGGCGTGACGATCGGCACTTACGCCATCGACGCCGATGACGTGGCGGCGACCTCGGCCCTGATCCGCGAGATCGGTCCGAAGCTGGTGGTTAATCTTGCCCTGCCTTATCAAGACCTTGCGATCATGGATGCCTGCCTTGCGACCGGCACGCACTACATGGACACTGCGAACTACGAGCCCAAGGACGTGGCCAAGTTCGAGTACCACTGGCAGTGGGCCTACCAGGAGCGCTTCAAGGAAGCGGGCCTGATGGCGCTGCTCGGTTCGGGCTTCGACCCGGGCGTCACCAGCGTCTTCGCGATGTGGCTCAAGAAGCACAAGCTGAAGACCATCCGCACGCTTGACATCCTCGACTGCAACGGCGGCGACCACGGCCAGGCTTTCGCGACGAACTTCAATCCGGAAATCAACATCCGCGAAGTGACCGCGCCCGCCCGCCACTGGGAGAACGGCGACTTCGTCGAGACCCCGGCGATGGCCAAGAAGGTGAGCTTCGACTTCGAGGGCGTCGGCCCCAAGAACATGTACATGATGTACCACGAAGAGCTTGAAAGCCTTGCGAAATTCCTGCCGGAAATGGAACGAGGCCGCTTCTGGATGACCTTCGGCGATGCGTATATCCAGCACCTCACCGTGCTGCAGAACGTGGGCATGACCCGCATCGACCCGGTGATCTACAACGGCGTGGAAATCGTGCCGCTGCAGTTCCTGAAGGCGGTCCTTCCCGAGCCTGCATCGCTTGGTCCCACGACCAAGGGCAAGACCAACATCGGCGACATCGCGACCGGCGAAGCGCTCGACGGTTCGGGTGAAAAGACGTTCTACATCAAGAACATCTGCGATCACGAAGACGCCTATGCCGAGACCGGTAACCAGGCCGTCAGCTACACCACCGGCGTGCCCGCGATGATCGGCGCGGCCATGGTCGTGACGGGTGCATGGTCGGGTGAGGGCGTGTTCAACATGGAGCAGTTCGATCCCGATCCCTTCATGGACATGCTCAACAAGCACGGCCTGCCGTGGACCGTCGAGGAACTGTCTGAGCCGCTTCCGTTCTGA
- a CDS encoding DMT family protein yields the protein MNWSFVAPVALLAGSNLFMNTAWYLHLKVPGKALWVAIAMSWGIAFFEYCLAVPANRIGSSAYSLGQLKVMQEAFSLLGFVLVAWALFGQKPGWNEIVGFCLVGAGAWFIFKGPLG from the coding sequence ATGAACTGGTCCTTCGTCGCGCCCGTGGCTTTGCTGGCGGGCTCCAACCTGTTCATGAACACGGCGTGGTATCTCCACCTCAAGGTGCCCGGAAAGGCGCTGTGGGTGGCGATCGCGATGAGCTGGGGCATCGCCTTCTTCGAGTATTGCCTCGCCGTTCCGGCCAACCGGATCGGCAGTTCCGCCTATTCGCTCGGCCAGCTCAAGGTCATGCAGGAGGCGTTCTCGCTGCTGGGCTTCGTGCTCGTGGCCTGGGCGCTGTTCGGGCAGAAGCCGGGCTGGAACGAGATCGTCGGCTTTTGCCTTGTCGGGGCAGGGGCGTGGTTCATCTTCAAAGGCCCGCTGGGCTGA